One region of Mycolicibacterium rhodesiae NBB3 genomic DNA includes:
- a CDS encoding TetR family transcriptional regulator: MPPDASKTRAALLDAAARAFARDGVFNASLIDITRQAGQGNRAALRYHFGSRDGVLCAVIGRHAEFLAHREGELLEVARNRAGLDAVVEALVRPAAELADSGWRGRCCLLIIAELTGEDRAQYSPELQAVLASTGGDDVFALLTERSGHLTDELRTERFSLMVMFILRAIADRARILERRSRHGRPQLEHEPFVANLVAMAAAALAAPDSLT; this comes from the coding sequence GCTGCTGGACGCCGCCGCCCGCGCCTTCGCCCGCGACGGGGTCTTCAACGCCTCGCTGATCGACATCACCCGTCAAGCCGGACAAGGCAACCGGGCCGCGCTGCGGTACCACTTCGGTTCACGCGACGGTGTGTTGTGCGCGGTGATCGGCCGCCACGCGGAGTTCCTCGCCCACCGCGAGGGTGAGCTGCTCGAGGTCGCGCGGAACCGAGCGGGCCTCGACGCCGTCGTCGAGGCGCTCGTACGGCCCGCGGCCGAACTCGCCGACAGCGGCTGGCGCGGGCGGTGCTGCCTGCTGATCATCGCCGAGCTGACCGGCGAGGACCGTGCGCAGTACAGCCCCGAGTTGCAGGCAGTGCTGGCCAGCACCGGCGGCGACGACGTCTTCGCGCTGCTGACCGAGCGCAGCGGTCATCTCACCGATGAGCTTCGGACCGAACGGTTTTCGCTCATGGTGATGTTCATCCTGCGGGCGATCGCGGACCGCGCGCGAATTCTCGAGCGACGGTCGCGACACGGTCGGCCGCAGCTTGAGCACGAGCCGTTCGTCGCGAATCTGGTCGCCATGGCCGCCGCCGCGCTGGCCGCGCCCGACTCGTTGACATAA